A region from the Cryptosporangium arvum DSM 44712 genome encodes:
- a CDS encoding helix-turn-helix transcriptional regulator: MTISPVPGSLIGRDPEIAKFDRWITGCLQGDGRAVLIDGEPGIGKSTLMRTVSIQAAEAGFTVYRGAGDELGQALPLLPFLDALEVRESTTDPRRRSVLRLLRGDFSAGGSVDAVTAASEQLFALVEQLCEQSPTMVVIDDLQWADPTTVALWGRLAKAARQLPLPLPLFLLGLARPTPQGDSLRALRRAVEPGELVRLSPLANDDVTALLTSLTGARPGAQLSRLADGAAGNPLYLTELVGALSRGSYLTETEPGTVDVTSGSAPRTLTAAIADRLGFLSEQVRSILRAAALLGVQFAVDDLALVLKQSVTELLPSLEESLSAGVLADTPEGLGFRHPLIRTALYEELPASVRSALHRDAGRALAAAHAPVERVARQLLSADNPNGPRLGPLEPWVQDWLTEAGPALVAQAPQAAADLLRRATTSWPARPADDSLSTMLANALFRLGNPLDTVEVAVSALDRVTDPDILVELHWIHAQAQLQVGDTPTALEALQKALANPNLGALHRARLLISLGRAHRVAGQVKLAEKAAEQARALAIESNDRWALAWALHLLSIASVTGGGSAESLALYDNAIAATGDDLALVDLRLLVKINRAIWLGDLDRYPEALEALREVRDEAERVGSAIRLAQAYTGLCELYFENGQWDDALADLDAAPDDARDQASACQHRGMVAAIYLHRGDTEAGLHNLALSETHEELLGLRVIAAPALARALRSEQANQPEEALAGLLSNLTGEVEELDEMEELLPDAMRLAVECHDTEAAAHVLRYAEEAAARSANPHRIGTALYCRGLRDGDPQQLLQAAEQYLVAGRPLFRANALEAAAARFAELGERAEARTAFSRALDGYQVLDAKWDAARLQNRFREYGIRRAPRVKHRQARSGWDSLTPTESKIAELVVQGMSNPQIAAQLFLSPRTVSTHVSHILSKLDLRSRIDLAREAALRSENSPDA; this comes from the coding sequence GTGACGATCTCTCCGGTCCCCGGTTCGTTGATCGGGCGTGACCCGGAGATCGCGAAGTTCGACCGGTGGATCACCGGTTGCCTCCAGGGCGACGGCCGCGCGGTCCTCATCGACGGCGAGCCCGGGATCGGCAAGTCCACGCTGATGCGAACGGTGTCCATCCAGGCCGCCGAAGCCGGCTTCACCGTCTACCGTGGCGCGGGCGACGAACTCGGCCAGGCGCTGCCGCTGCTGCCGTTCCTCGACGCGCTCGAGGTCCGCGAGTCCACGACCGACCCGCGTCGCCGCTCGGTCCTCCGGCTGTTACGGGGCGACTTCTCGGCCGGCGGCTCGGTCGACGCGGTCACCGCGGCCTCCGAACAGCTGTTCGCTCTGGTCGAGCAGCTGTGTGAGCAGTCGCCCACGATGGTCGTCATCGACGACCTGCAGTGGGCCGACCCGACGACCGTCGCGCTCTGGGGCCGCCTGGCGAAGGCCGCCCGCCAGCTCCCCCTGCCGCTTCCGCTGTTCCTGCTCGGGCTCGCCCGGCCCACCCCGCAGGGCGACAGCCTCCGCGCGCTGCGGCGGGCGGTCGAACCGGGTGAGCTCGTCCGGCTGAGTCCACTGGCCAACGACGACGTGACGGCGCTGCTCACCAGCCTGACCGGCGCCCGGCCCGGTGCGCAGCTCTCCCGCCTCGCCGACGGTGCCGCCGGCAACCCGCTCTACCTCACCGAGCTCGTCGGCGCGCTCAGCCGCGGTTCCTACCTCACCGAGACCGAGCCGGGCACCGTCGACGTCACCTCCGGGTCGGCTCCGCGCACGCTCACCGCCGCGATCGCCGACCGGCTCGGGTTCCTGTCCGAGCAGGTCCGCAGCATCCTGCGCGCGGCGGCGCTGCTCGGGGTGCAGTTCGCGGTCGACGACCTGGCGCTGGTGCTCAAGCAGAGCGTCACCGAACTGCTCCCGTCGCTGGAGGAGTCCCTCTCCGCCGGCGTCCTCGCCGACACGCCCGAGGGCCTCGGATTCCGGCACCCGCTGATCCGCACCGCGCTCTACGAGGAGCTCCCGGCGTCGGTCCGGTCCGCGCTGCACCGCGACGCCGGCCGGGCGCTCGCCGCGGCGCACGCACCGGTCGAACGCGTCGCCCGGCAGCTGCTCTCGGCCGACAATCCCAACGGTCCCCGGCTCGGCCCGCTCGAGCCGTGGGTGCAGGACTGGCTGACCGAGGCCGGCCCGGCGCTCGTCGCGCAGGCGCCGCAGGCGGCCGCCGACTTGCTCCGCCGCGCCACTACCAGCTGGCCGGCCCGCCCTGCGGACGACTCGCTGTCCACAATGCTGGCCAACGCGCTGTTCCGGCTCGGCAATCCGCTGGACACGGTGGAGGTGGCCGTCTCGGCACTCGATCGAGTGACCGACCCCGACATCCTCGTCGAACTGCACTGGATCCACGCTCAGGCACAGCTGCAGGTCGGCGACACCCCCACCGCCCTCGAAGCGCTGCAGAAAGCGCTCGCCAATCCGAACCTCGGCGCGCTGCACCGCGCCCGCCTGCTGATTTCACTCGGACGCGCCCACCGGGTGGCCGGTCAGGTGAAGCTCGCGGAGAAAGCCGCCGAGCAGGCTCGCGCGCTCGCCATCGAGTCCAACGACCGGTGGGCGCTGGCGTGGGCGCTCCACTTGCTCTCGATCGCGAGCGTCACCGGCGGCGGCAGCGCGGAGAGCCTCGCGCTGTACGACAACGCCATTGCGGCTACCGGCGACGATCTAGCGCTCGTCGATCTCCGGCTGCTGGTGAAGATCAACCGCGCGATCTGGCTCGGCGACCTCGACCGGTACCCCGAGGCGCTGGAGGCGCTCCGCGAGGTGCGCGACGAGGCCGAGCGGGTCGGCAGCGCGATCCGGCTGGCCCAGGCCTACACGGGGCTGTGCGAGCTGTACTTCGAGAACGGCCAGTGGGACGACGCGCTGGCCGACCTGGACGCGGCGCCCGACGACGCGCGGGACCAGGCCTCGGCCTGCCAGCACCGGGGCATGGTGGCCGCGATCTACCTCCACCGCGGCGACACCGAGGCCGGTCTGCACAACCTCGCACTCTCCGAGACGCACGAGGAGTTGCTCGGCCTACGCGTCATCGCGGCGCCCGCATTGGCGCGGGCGCTCCGCTCCGAGCAGGCCAACCAGCCCGAGGAAGCGCTCGCGGGTCTGCTCTCCAACCTCACCGGTGAGGTCGAGGAGCTCGACGAGATGGAGGAGCTCCTCCCGGACGCGATGCGGCTGGCGGTGGAGTGCCACGACACCGAGGCCGCAGCGCACGTCCTGCGCTACGCCGAGGAAGCAGCCGCCCGCTCCGCGAACCCGCACCGGATCGGCACGGCGCTGTACTGCCGCGGGCTGCGCGACGGCGATCCGCAACAACTGCTCCAGGCGGCCGAGCAGTACCTCGTCGCCGGACGTCCGCTCTTCCGTGCCAACGCGCTGGAAGCCGCCGCCGCGCGCTTCGCCGAACTCGGGGAACGGGCCGAGGCCCGCACCGCGTTCAGCCGCGCGCTCGACGGCTACCAGGTCCTCGACGCGAAGTGGGACGCCGCCCGGCTGCAGAACCGGTTCCGGGAGTACGGCATCCGGCGTGCGCCGCGGGTCAAGCACCGCCAGGCCCGGTCCGGCTGGGACAGCCTGACCCCGACCGAGTCGAAGATCGCCGAGCTCGTCGTGCAGGGGATGTCGAACCCGCAGATCGCCGCGCAGCTGTTCCTCTCGCCGCGGACGGTGAGCACGCATGTCTCGCACATTCTGAGCAAGCTGGATCTGCGGTCACGGATTGACCTGGCGCGCGAAGCGGCGCTGCGCAGCGAGAACTCGCCGGACGCCTGA
- a CDS encoding DUF6328 family protein, translating to MSAELTTGRSSDRNERRDPRTQETPTQRWHRNYLEILQETRAAQIGTQLLLVFLLTLAFTSGFDETTRFQRMVYVVSLVLVAGATCLLIAPAPFHRLVFRRRLEAQLVKASSRFAFWGVTLMMLAVNGVLLLILDVVMGTSFALPITGGTLLWFLTWWYFAPGWTRRGQKRRRKEATIVALEVASEKLRSERVRSERVNGDHLARALGAPAPVGAPALKPRMVAGQERLLPGPHPPQLRPGPTWPAPRLPMMPTPQPPRAGSDQLGYPGGRLPALGYDRPSPQPGAATGPNGPYPPRRANGGNDHGGPFPGPTPAAPVSGAYGSPSAPVSGAYGAGPAMPVSGAWGPMPVSGAYGQSAPAPGGAPGPVSGPVGSVGSARSGPGDPIGGADVPTGPYAAIDPLGPIALGQTGPYGNTFDGAAAQQPDGSGWTARAGRHHGISLTDLPSVYHTGEVPLLGPEPGTQHGRSGDGMQHGRADEGVTQFGVALPLGPAPTGLPAPGGEAAPTPAGPYSSDRPGQSLAASTPAGAAGPAIAGPAVAGPAPVGLTDTGSIPVLGDENTDGVVGRARVTPPHTPGPKHH from the coding sequence ATGTCTGCGGAACTGACCACGGGCCGCTCGTCGGACCGGAACGAAAGACGGGACCCCCGGACGCAGGAAACCCCGACCCAGCGGTGGCACCGGAACTACCTGGAGATCCTGCAGGAGACCCGCGCCGCCCAGATCGGCACGCAGCTCCTGCTCGTGTTCCTGCTCACGCTGGCGTTCACGAGCGGGTTCGACGAGACGACCCGCTTCCAGCGGATGGTCTACGTGGTGAGCCTGGTGCTCGTCGCGGGCGCCACCTGCCTGCTGATCGCCCCGGCCCCGTTCCACCGGCTGGTCTTCCGGCGCCGGCTCGAGGCGCAGCTGGTGAAGGCGTCGAGCCGGTTCGCGTTCTGGGGTGTCACGTTGATGATGCTCGCGGTCAACGGCGTCCTGCTGCTGATCCTCGACGTCGTCATGGGCACCTCGTTCGCGCTCCCCATCACCGGTGGCACCCTGCTGTGGTTCCTGACCTGGTGGTACTTCGCTCCGGGATGGACCCGGCGAGGACAGAAACGACGTCGGAAGGAGGCCACGATCGTGGCACTGGAGGTCGCTAGCGAGAAGCTCCGCAGCGAGCGGGTGCGGAGCGAGCGGGTGAACGGAGATCATCTGGCCCGGGCGCTGGGTGCTCCGGCTCCGGTGGGCGCCCCGGCGCTGAAGCCACGGATGGTGGCCGGTCAGGAGCGGCTCCTGCCCGGGCCGCACCCCCCGCAGCTGCGTCCCGGCCCCACCTGGCCCGCGCCGCGGCTGCCGATGATGCCGACGCCGCAGCCGCCCCGGGCGGGTTCGGACCAGCTGGGGTACCCCGGTGGCCGGCTGCCGGCCCTCGGCTACGACCGCCCGTCGCCGCAGCCCGGTGCGGCGACGGGCCCCAACGGCCCGTACCCCCCGCGCCGTGCGAACGGTGGGAACGACCACGGGGGCCCTTTTCCCGGCCCGACCCCGGCCGCGCCGGTGAGCGGCGCGTACGGATCACCGTCGGCCCCGGTCAGCGGTGCCTACGGCGCCGGTCCGGCGATGCCGGTGAGCGGAGCGTGGGGTCCGATGCCGGTGAGCGGCGCCTATGGCCAGAGCGCACCGGCCCCGGGCGGCGCCCCCGGCCCAGTCAGCGGCCCCGTCGGCAGCGTCGGCAGCGCCCGCTCCGGCCCCGGGGACCCCATCGGCGGAGCTGACGTCCCGACCGGCCCGTACGCGGCGATCGACCCGCTGGGTCCGATCGCGCTGGGACAGACCGGCCCGTACGGCAACACGTTCGACGGTGCCGCCGCCCAGCAGCCCGACGGCTCCGGGTGGACCGCCCGCGCCGGGCGTCACCACGGGATCTCGCTGACCGACCTGCCGTCGGTCTACCACACCGGCGAGGTGCCGCTGCTGGGCCCGGAACCCGGGACGCAGCACGGCCGGTCCGGCGACGGCATGCAGCACGGCCGGGCCGACGAGGGCGTCACGCAGTTCGGCGTCGCTCTCCCGCTCGGCCCGGCCCCCACCGGCCTCCCCGCCCCGGGCGGGGAGGCCGCACCGACCCCGGCCGGGCCCTACAGCTCGGACCGGCCCGGCCAGTCGCTGGCCGCATCGACCCCGGCCGGCGCGGCCGGACCTGCCATTGCCGGCCCCGCCGTGGCAGGCCCCGCGCCGGTCGGTCTCACCGACACCGGTTCGATCCCGGTGCTGGGCGACGAGAACACCGACGGTGTCGTCGGCCGGGCCCGGGTGACACCGCCCCACACGCCCGGCCCGAAACACCACTGA
- a CDS encoding nitric oxide synthase oxygenase, whose product MRIDLAAADRGQLTGPTIPTTEQLAWAARVAWANADKGIGRLRWRGLQVRDLRGVTDPDAVASGLAEHLRVATRDGKIRSVATVLDPAVEILNEQLVGYAGYQQADGSILGDPRHLELTTLALRAGWPGGRPVDGGRLLPGPFDVLPLLLRVHGGPVIAYELSPERVLEVNLEHPGYAWFAQLGLRWYAVPALARHRLHFTDVLAYPVAFSGFYVAFEIAARELADQNRYNALPMIARCLAPEGARAEGFALQEAARVLHQAILHSFGRAGMVPPTASARLEIYHRYFPRRKPGPRPMYRPIDAPFPSGATAVSTGYGQRRLEAAV is encoded by the coding sequence GTGCGAATCGACCTCGCCGCGGCCGACCGGGGGCAGCTCACCGGTCCGACCATTCCGACTACCGAGCAACTCGCCTGGGCGGCCAGGGTTGCCTGGGCGAACGCCGACAAGGGGATCGGCCGCCTGCGCTGGCGCGGCCTGCAGGTCCGTGATCTGCGTGGCGTCACCGACCCGGACGCGGTCGCCTCCGGGCTGGCCGAACACCTCCGGGTCGCCACCCGGGACGGGAAGATCCGCTCGGTGGCCACCGTGCTCGACCCGGCGGTGGAGATCCTCAACGAGCAGCTCGTCGGCTATGCCGGCTACCAGCAGGCGGACGGATCGATCCTGGGCGATCCACGCCACCTCGAGCTGACCACGCTCGCGCTGCGGGCCGGCTGGCCGGGCGGGCGCCCGGTGGACGGCGGCCGGCTCCTGCCCGGTCCGTTCGACGTGTTGCCGTTGCTGCTGCGCGTGCACGGCGGGCCGGTGATCGCCTACGAGCTGTCGCCCGAGCGCGTGCTCGAGGTCAACCTGGAGCACCCCGGCTACGCCTGGTTCGCCCAGCTCGGCCTGCGCTGGTACGCGGTGCCCGCGCTGGCACGCCACCGGCTGCACTTCACCGACGTGCTCGCCTACCCGGTCGCGTTCTCCGGCTTCTACGTCGCGTTCGAGATCGCGGCCCGGGAGCTCGCCGACCAGAACCGCTACAACGCGCTGCCGATGATCGCCCGCTGTCTGGCGCCGGAGGGCGCCCGCGCCGAGGGTTTCGCGCTCCAGGAAGCCGCTCGGGTTCTCCACCAGGCGATCCTGCACTCGTTCGGGCGGGCCGGCATGGTGCCGCCGACCGCCTCGGCCCGGCTGGAGATCTACCACCGGTATTTCCCGCGGCGCAAACCCGGCCCGCGGCCGATGTACCGGCCGATCGACGCGCCGTTCCCGTCCGGCGCGACCGCCGTGTCCACCGGGTACGGGCAGCGCCGGCTCGAAGCGGCGGTGTGA
- a CDS encoding aminotransferase class I/II-fold pyridoxal phosphate-dependent enzyme, with translation MTAVALPSGDRPVLFDAAHSAAPLVDAILHYRGLETGALHVPGHAGGRTVGTGLRALLGNTFLASDVWLTPADATNARREAEALAAAAWGADTALFLLDGSSGGNRAVHLAQPSQHVVVARDSHTSTLAGLVLSGATPHWVTPRLDEGGFGISLGIDPAALDETLTGLSAQGHRAGLVSMVSPGYAGACSDVRALADVAHRHGTPLMVDEAWGAHLPFHPDLPAHAISVGADVSVTSAHKMLAAPSGAAIIFTRGDRFEADRISRVVQMTQTTSPLLPVLASIDDARRTMVSRGRTLLDRTLELVANARRRLAAIPGVRVAEAEDLGVPAERFDPLRLVISVAGLGLTGLEIERLLRTPGPGLGTSGLLHPAVAVEGADESNLFVAITTCTSPDVVDALVTALRTLSCRPRRLLRPAWDGRLVEALLAPRTQVCTPREAHFAATETVPLERAVGRTSAEPITPYPPGVPAVMPGECLDGDAVAALTRAVASGMHIHGSADPTLATVCVLRD, from the coding sequence ATGACCGCCGTTGCCCTGCCCTCCGGAGATCGGCCCGTCCTCTTCGACGCGGCCCACAGCGCGGCCCCGCTGGTCGACGCGATCCTCCACTACCGAGGCCTGGAGACCGGCGCGCTGCACGTCCCCGGCCACGCCGGCGGACGCACGGTCGGCACCGGCCTGCGCGCCCTGCTGGGGAACACGTTCCTGGCCTCCGACGTCTGGCTGACCCCCGCGGACGCGACGAACGCCCGCCGCGAGGCCGAGGCGCTCGCCGCGGCCGCCTGGGGCGCCGACACCGCGTTGTTCCTGCTCGACGGCTCGTCCGGAGGCAACCGGGCGGTCCATCTGGCCCAGCCGAGCCAGCACGTCGTCGTCGCCCGCGACAGCCACACGTCCACGCTGGCCGGCCTGGTCCTCTCCGGCGCGACGCCGCACTGGGTCACCCCGCGCCTCGACGAGGGCGGCTTCGGCATCAGCCTCGGCATCGATCCGGCCGCGCTCGACGAGACGCTGACCGGGCTGTCCGCCCAGGGCCACCGGGCCGGGCTGGTGAGCATGGTCAGCCCGGGGTACGCCGGCGCGTGCTCCGACGTCCGCGCGCTCGCCGACGTGGCCCACCGCCACGGCACCCCGCTGATGGTCGACGAGGCCTGGGGCGCGCACCTGCCGTTCCACCCCGACCTGCCGGCGCACGCGATCTCGGTCGGCGCCGACGTGTCGGTCACGTCCGCGCACAAGATGCTCGCCGCGCCGTCCGGAGCCGCGATCATCTTCACCAGGGGCGACCGGTTCGAGGCCGACCGGATCAGCCGCGTGGTCCAGATGACCCAGACCACCAGCCCGCTGCTGCCGGTGCTCGCGAGCATCGACGACGCCCGCCGGACGATGGTCAGCCGCGGCCGCACCCTGCTCGACCGGACCCTGGAACTGGTCGCGAACGCCCGCCGGCGGCTGGCCGCGATCCCCGGTGTCCGGGTGGCCGAAGCCGAGGACCTCGGCGTCCCGGCCGAGCGGTTCGACCCGCTGCGCCTGGTCATCAGCGTCGCCGGGCTGGGCCTCACCGGTCTCGAGATCGAGAGGCTGCTCCGGACGCCCGGCCCCGGCCTTGGCACCAGCGGGCTGCTGCACCCGGCGGTGGCCGTGGAGGGCGCCGACGAGAGCAACCTGTTCGTCGCGATCACCACGTGCACCTCGCCGGACGTCGTGGACGCGCTGGTCACCGCGCTGCGGACGCTGTCTTGCCGTCCGCGCCGGCTGCTGCGCCCGGCTTGGGACGGCCGGCTGGTCGAGGCGCTGCTGGCGCCGCGCACCCAGGTCTGCACCCCGCGCGAGGCCCACTTCGCCGCGACCGAGACCGTCCCGCTGGAGCGGGCCGTCGGGCGCACCAGCGCCGAACCCATCACGCCGTACCCGCCGGGCGTCCCCGCGGTCATGCCCGGTGAGTGCCTCGACGGCGACGCCGTCGCCGCGCTGACCCGCGCGGTCGCGAGCGGAATGCACATCCACGGCTCGGCCGACCCCACGCTCGCCACGGTCTGCGTCCTGCGCGACTGA